The following proteins come from a genomic window of Denitromonas sp.:
- a CDS encoding VOC family protein, protein MSLVQKIHHVAYRCKDALETARWYEKHLDMKLVLSIAEDAVPSTGAPDPYMHIFMDAGMGNVLAFFELPTCAPMGRDENTPNWTQHLALEVDSMDTLMAAKARLEAAGIEVIGPTDHALFKSIYFFDPNGHRLELAANTLRPGMLEALDEVKWDMLEEWAKTKKAPKHAAWMHDGSYVEMFK, encoded by the coding sequence ATGAGCTTGGTCCAGAAAATCCATCACGTAGCCTACCGCTGCAAAGACGCGCTGGAGACGGCGCGCTGGTACGAAAAGCACCTCGACATGAAGCTGGTGCTGTCGATCGCCGAAGACGCCGTGCCCTCGACCGGCGCGCCCGATCCCTACATGCACATCTTCATGGATGCGGGCATGGGCAACGTGCTGGCCTTCTTCGAGCTGCCGACCTGCGCTCCGATGGGCCGCGACGAGAACACGCCGAACTGGACCCAGCATCTGGCGCTGGAGGTCGACTCCATGGACACGCTGATGGCCGCCAAGGCCCGGCTGGAGGCGGCCGGCATCGAGGTGATCGGCCCGACCGACCACGCCTTGTTCAAGTCGATCTACTTCTTTGATCCGAACGGTCACCGTCTGGAACTGGCTGCCAACACCTTGCGTCCGGGTATGCTCGAAGCGCTCGACGAAGTGAAGTGGGACATGCTCGAGGAGTGGGCCAAGACCAAGAAGGCACCCAAGCACGCCGCCTGGATGCACGACGGCAGTTACGTGGAGATGTTCAAGTGA
- a CDS encoding LysR family transcriptional regulator encodes MNITLRQLRAFIAVARTGSFTLAAESLFITQSALSGLIKELESSLGLRLIDRSTRRIQLSDTGRELYPLVGKILNDLDTVLDEVANLKALKKGTVRVAAPQLMACTLLPEVIAAYSAEHPDIRIRLVDCAVESVVSRVFSGEVDFGVGPERDPNSDIDATTLFELPFVAVFPPDHTLAKQKTVSWADLEAWPLIALQGQFTERLSVDLHTAMREKSLDPNTTVAFMSTALSMVSSGLGITVCIPYAASLVRLYGLEMRPLVAPVVTRRFYTFSRNGRSLTPASQSFRDFLFRYIGEHEGYAR; translated from the coding sequence ATGAACATCACCCTGCGGCAGCTACGCGCCTTCATCGCCGTGGCGCGCACCGGCAGCTTCACCCTCGCCGCCGAGAGCCTGTTCATCACGCAGTCCGCGCTGTCCGGGCTGATCAAGGAGCTGGAGAGTTCGCTCGGTCTGCGCCTCATCGACCGCAGCACCCGCCGCATCCAGCTCTCCGACACCGGCCGCGAGCTCTACCCGCTGGTCGGAAAGATCCTCAACGATCTCGATACCGTCCTCGACGAAGTCGCCAACCTGAAAGCGCTGAAGAAAGGCACCGTGCGCGTCGCCGCCCCGCAGCTCATGGCCTGCACCCTGCTGCCCGAAGTCATCGCCGCCTACAGCGCCGAGCACCCCGACATCCGCATCCGGCTGGTCGATTGCGCAGTCGAGAGCGTCGTCTCGCGCGTCTTCTCCGGCGAAGTCGACTTCGGCGTCGGCCCCGAACGCGACCCCAACTCCGACATCGACGCCACCACGCTGTTCGAGCTCCCCTTCGTCGCCGTCTTCCCGCCCGATCACACCCTCGCCAAACAAAAGACGGTCAGCTGGGCCGACCTCGAAGCCTGGCCCCTCATCGCCCTGCAAGGCCAGTTCACCGAACGCCTGTCGGTCGACCTGCACACCGCCATGCGCGAAAAATCCCTCGACCCCAACACCACCGTTGCCTTCATGTCCACCGCCCTCAGCATGGTCAGCTCGGGACTCGGCATCACCGTCTGCATCCCCTACGCCGCCTCCCTCGTGCGGCTGTACGGGCTGGAGATGCGGCCACTGGTCGCCCCGGTCGTCACGCGGCGCTTCTACACCTTCAGCCGCAATGGGCGATCACTGACGCCGGCGTCGCAGAGTTTTCGGGATTTTCTGTTTCGGTATATCGGGGAGCATGAGGGGTATGCACGGTAG
- a CDS encoding DUF2783 domain-containing protein: protein MSLITTSNFAEPGKRYFQTFSPGDDFYEALIDMHRDLTDEQSAMVNARLILLLSNHIGDISVLREAMDKAREGV from the coding sequence ATGTCCCTGATCACCACCAGCAATTTCGCCGAACCGGGCAAGCGCTACTTTCAGACCTTCAGCCCCGGCGACGACTTCTACGAAGCCCTGATCGACATGCACCGCGACCTCACCGACGAACAGTCGGCCATGGTCAACGCGCGCTTGATTCTGCTGTTGTCGAACCATATTGGCGACATCAGCGTGCTGCGCGAGGCGATGGACAAGGCACGCGAAGGGGTTTGA
- a CDS encoding FAD-dependent oxidoreductase: MLSTYQYPKFEYRKPAELAAGENGAPGRYPVVVVGAGPVGLAAAIDLAIQGQKVVVLDNDDTVSIGSRGVCYAKRALEVLDRLGCGDEMVNKGVSWNVGRTFFREEEVFNFNLCPEPDHHRPGMINLQQYYLEEYLVKRAMEVGVELRWKSTVIAVNPGEEATALRVETPDGVYNIEADWLVVGDGARSSIRTMLGLDIDGKIFMDRFLIADVVMKADFPTERWFWFDPPFHRNQSVLLHRQADNVFRIDFQLGWNVDPEVEKKPENVIPRIKAMLGDDREFDLEWVSVYTFQCRRMNSFRHGRVLFVGDAAHQVSPFGARGANSGIQDTDNLAWKLKLVMDGKAPSTLLDTYSEERVFAADENLMNSTRSTDFITPKSTTSKTFRNAVLGLAEHYPFARALVNSGRLSVPAYLTESRLNTADTDAFAGKMVPGAPMDDAPIETDTGESWLLQVLGNRFQLLVFADDASQVADAAALADLANNTVPVQVIVVAKTGIAPAGIKTVIDTRGRIAERYDAQPATCYLARPDQHVAARWRAFDAAAVKRAVATATCNA; the protein is encoded by the coding sequence GTGCTGAGTACCTATCAGTATCCGAAATTCGAGTACCGCAAGCCGGCCGAGCTGGCCGCGGGCGAGAATGGCGCGCCGGGGCGTTACCCGGTGGTGGTGGTCGGTGCCGGCCCGGTGGGCCTGGCGGCGGCGATCGATCTGGCGATTCAGGGCCAGAAAGTGGTGGTGCTCGACAACGACGACACCGTCTCCATCGGCTCGCGCGGCGTGTGTTACGCCAAGCGCGCGCTGGAGGTCCTCGACCGCCTCGGCTGTGGCGACGAGATGGTGAACAAGGGCGTGTCGTGGAACGTCGGCCGCACCTTCTTCCGCGAAGAAGAGGTGTTCAACTTCAACCTCTGCCCCGAGCCGGATCATCACCGCCCCGGCATGATCAACCTCCAGCAGTACTACCTGGAGGAGTATCTGGTGAAGCGCGCGATGGAAGTCGGCGTGGAGCTGCGCTGGAAGAGCACCGTGATTGCAGTGAACCCGGGTGAGGAGGCCACCGCGCTGCGCGTCGAGACGCCCGATGGCGTGTACAACATCGAGGCCGACTGGCTGGTCGTTGGCGACGGCGCCCGTTCGAGCATCCGCACCATGCTGGGCCTGGATATCGACGGCAAGATCTTCATGGATCGCTTCCTCATTGCCGACGTGGTGATGAAGGCCGACTTCCCGACCGAGCGCTGGTTCTGGTTCGATCCGCCCTTCCACCGCAACCAGTCGGTGCTGCTGCATCGCCAGGCCGACAACGTCTTCCGCATCGACTTCCAGCTGGGCTGGAATGTGGACCCGGAGGTCGAGAAGAAGCCCGAGAACGTCATCCCGCGCATCAAGGCCATGTTGGGCGATGACCGCGAATTCGACCTCGAGTGGGTCAGCGTCTACACCTTCCAGTGCCGCCGCATGAACAGCTTCCGCCATGGTCGCGTGCTGTTCGTCGGCGATGCCGCGCACCAGGTCTCGCCCTTCGGCGCCCGCGGCGCCAACTCGGGCATCCAGGACACCGACAACCTCGCCTGGAAGCTCAAGCTGGTGATGGACGGCAAAGCCCCGTCCACGCTGCTCGACACCTACTCCGAAGAACGCGTGTTCGCGGCCGACGAAAACCTGATGAACTCGACGCGTTCCACCGACTTCATCACCCCCAAGAGCACCACCAGCAAAACCTTCCGCAACGCGGTGCTGGGCCTCGCCGAGCACTACCCGTTTGCCCGTGCGCTGGTGAACTCCGGCCGGCTCTCGGTGCCCGCCTACCTCACCGAATCGCGGCTCAACACCGCCGACACCGACGCCTTCGCCGGCAAGATGGTGCCGGGCGCGCCGATGGATGATGCGCCCATCGAAACCGACACCGGCGAGTCGTGGCTGCTGCAGGTGCTCGGCAACCGCTTCCAGCTGCTGGTGTTTGCCGATGACGCGAGCCAGGTGGCCGATGCTGCCGCGCTGGCTGACCTCGCCAACAACACCGTGCCGGTGCAGGTCATCGTCGTGGCCAAGACGGGCATCGCCCCGGCCGGCATCAAGACCGTCATCGACACCCGCGGCCGCATCGCCGAACGCTACGACGCCCAGCCCGCCACCTGCTATCTGGCCCGCCCAGACCAGCATGTCGCCGCCCGCTGGCGCGCCTTCGACGCCGCCGCCGTCAAGAGAGCCGTGGCCACGGCCACCTGCAACGCCTGA
- a CDS encoding MBL fold metallo-hydrolase yields MNTKVFASQADLEVKKTTFEQLSAHCWAYTAEGDPNTGVIITDEAVLICDTLATPVMAQNLIAEIRKVSAAPIKYVVLSHYHAVRVLGASGYKAEGMEQIIASQGTYEMIVERGEQDMKSEYERFPRLFQNFDSVPGLTWPTLVFKDELTLYMGGLEVKVMHLGPGHTKGDTVVWVPSEQVLFSGDLVECDAACYTGDAQLEEWPATLDAIAALKPQAVVPGRGPALTTPQKVAEGLAYTRDFVTTLFSSAKEAAAQGMELKDAMALVRKNMDPKFGQVFIYEHCLPFDVTRAVDEAKGIKHPRIWTAERDQEMWHALQAD; encoded by the coding sequence ATGAACACCAAAGTCTTTGCCTCCCAGGCCGACCTGGAAGTGAAAAAAACCACCTTCGAGCAGCTGTCCGCCCACTGCTGGGCCTACACCGCCGAGGGCGACCCCAATACCGGCGTGATCATCACCGACGAAGCGGTGCTGATCTGTGACACGCTGGCCACGCCGGTGATGGCGCAGAACCTGATCGCCGAGATCCGCAAGGTCAGCGCGGCGCCGATCAAGTATGTGGTGCTGTCGCACTATCACGCCGTGCGCGTGCTGGGCGCCTCGGGCTACAAGGCCGAGGGCATGGAGCAGATCATCGCCAGCCAGGGTACCTACGAGATGATCGTCGAGCGCGGCGAGCAGGACATGAAGAGCGAGTACGAGCGCTTCCCGCGCCTGTTCCAGAACTTTGACTCGGTGCCGGGCCTGACCTGGCCGACCCTGGTGTTCAAGGACGAGCTGACCCTGTACATGGGCGGGCTCGAAGTCAAGGTGATGCATCTGGGCCCCGGCCACACCAAGGGCGATACCGTGGTGTGGGTGCCGAGCGAGCAAGTGCTGTTCTCGGGCGATCTGGTCGAGTGCGATGCCGCCTGCTACACCGGCGACGCGCAGCTCGAAGAGTGGCCCGCCACGCTGGACGCCATTGCCGCGCTCAAGCCGCAGGCGGTGGTGCCGGGCCGTGGCCCCGCGCTGACCACCCCGCAGAAAGTGGCCGAAGGCCTGGCCTACACCCGCGATTTCGTCACTACCTTGTTCAGCTCGGCCAAAGAGGCCGCCGCGCAGGGCATGGAGCTGAAAGACGCGATGGCGCTGGTGCGCAAGAACATGGACCCGAAGTTCGGCCAGGTGTTCATCTACGAGCACTGCCTGCCTTTTGACGTGACCCGTGCGGTGGATGAGGCCAAGGGCATCAAGCACCCGCGCATCTGGACCGCCGAGCGCGACCAGGAAATGTGGCACGCGCTGCAGGCCGACTGA
- a CDS encoding IclR family transcriptional regulator, whose product MERDRRGIQSIEVGGTLLQALVRHGTPMMLRDLARDAGMPPAKAHPYLVSFGKLGLIEQDPVTGRYGLGPFALQVGLSALQGLEPLRAATPAVAQLADDLQLNIAIAVWGNRGPTIVRIEECNRPIHVNMRPGTVMTPLMASATGRLFAAFLPERITRPLVESELAQLGSGEQPALRQSRRHVDETLAEIRQHGLARALGNPIPGINAFSAPVFDSGNHLTLALTAMGPASSFDPAWDGPIATRLMASAREISQRLGQPTQQA is encoded by the coding sequence ATGGAACGCGATCGCCGGGGCATCCAGTCAATTGAAGTAGGCGGCACGCTATTGCAGGCGCTGGTGCGCCACGGCACCCCCATGATGCTGCGCGACCTGGCCCGCGACGCCGGCATGCCGCCGGCCAAGGCCCACCCCTATCTGGTCAGCTTCGGCAAGCTCGGGCTGATCGAGCAGGACCCGGTCACCGGCCGCTACGGCCTCGGCCCCTTCGCCCTGCAAGTGGGCCTGTCCGCCCTGCAGGGGCTCGAACCCCTGCGCGCCGCCACCCCGGCCGTCGCCCAGCTGGCCGACGACCTGCAGCTGAACATCGCCATTGCCGTGTGGGGCAACCGCGGCCCGACCATCGTGCGCATCGAGGAATGCAACCGCCCCATCCATGTGAACATGCGCCCCGGCACCGTCATGACCCCGCTCATGGCCTCGGCCACCGGCCGGCTGTTCGCGGCCTTCCTGCCCGAGCGCATCACCCGCCCGCTGGTCGAGAGCGAGCTGGCCCAGCTCGGCAGTGGCGAACAGCCCGCGCTGCGCCAGTCGCGCCGCCATGTGGACGAAACCCTCGCCGAAATCCGCCAGCACGGCCTCGCCCGCGCCCTCGGCAACCCCATCCCCGGCATCAACGCCTTCTCCGCCCCGGTCTTCGACAGCGGCAACCACCTCACCCTGGCCCTCACCGCCATGGGCCCCGCCAGCAGCTTCGACCCCGCCTGGGACGGCCCCATCGCCACCCGCCTGATGGCCAGCGCCCGCGAGATCTCGCAGCGGCTGGGGCAGCCCACCCAGCAGGCCTGA